Part of the Mytilus trossulus isolate FHL-02 chromosome 2, PNRI_Mtr1.1.1.hap1, whole genome shotgun sequence genome is shown below.
TACACATTATAGTTAGGGTTAGCGTTAGGGTTTGCGTTGCACAAGTTTTGTCTTCTATGTATTTTTCCGATGTTTGTTAACAtatctttattcttttttatgtcGTTTTCAATTCTTTGTTTAGTCATCCAGTCATTCATTTGTGTTGTATgactttatttgtattgtagtttgTAAATGACATCTGTTTCTTTACACGCAATAAAGATCGCAAATGTGTTACGAATGGCACGATACTGGACTTGTGAAGTTTCTATTATACACCTGAGAcatgacaatttcaaaatcatacaaattttcATATGTAAGCGAACCTGTAGGTTTGCAATTCTAATATGAAATGAGTAAAGAAAAATACAGGAACACCCCTGATGTATAAACAACGGGTATTGCAAATTAACATCATGTGTATGACAAAATTACATTATGAAAGATTATATATTGTAATGCCGACATTCCCCCCTTTTTAAAGTAAACCTATGTTTGTATAgtttctttaaattattgagGATAAAACGATAGATGTTAGTGAGATGTCTAATGTTAAAAGTAGTGTAAGACTTGTCATTTGTTATTTTGGCTGTTGTTTTCATGATACGACAGATTTGTGTATGTTAGTTTGTTAAGAGGTTTTAGTTCACGTTCTGATTCCGTATTTTCGCAGTAGTTACCTTATTATActataaactaaaataaaacttttctaTTGATCTACTAATAAATTTAAAGTCGAAACCCAtcttggtggggttcgtgttgtttattctttagttttctatgttgtgtcatgtgtactattgtttttctgtttgtctttttcatttttagccatggcgttgtcagtttgactgtccctttggtatctttcgtccctcttttattgatGAAGATCAatcattgtttacaaacagtGTCAACATTCCGGGAGTTTCCCTTATGTGATCCATGTTTGCCGATTGGTAAACAATATGTAACAAGCTCTGTTATTGGTCAGTCGAAAGTATAAATaccaaaacaacaacagaaacgACCCGCGTTAACCTGCACTCCAAAACCATTGTATCATGGGGAGTGTTATACCGATTAACGTCCGAGGGCTGTATCCTAGGCTGTTGGGTGATACGACCTTCATTTCACTGCCTCACGGCTTTGGTCCTGATAACGCTTCCTATCATCTTTTGAACTACGTCCGAGATCATCTACCAGTACTCCATCATAGAGGTTagcgggctgccaagctgaccaaactggccctgaaagcagccgttgtgaagtaaagaaaacaacaaaatagtcaaaaagaaaaagaaaaaaacctcaccaaaaccaagatggcggcctccATTTGGCGTCCTTTGCTACCTGTTCCTGACCCACGgcacaaaatattcaaacgCTCACCAATCGCCTTCGGGTAccgagccgaccgtgcgagggctgaaaagccagtcaaggtcgttaaacacttccatatatataaaCGACGGAGTGTTGGGTTGACAAAGAATGGGTAGTGACAAACTTTAATAAAAGCTGGAATATGTAGCTTATTGAATGTTGCCTTTGGTTTGATTAAAGGTTCTCGGTGCTGGTGCTAAGGGTGCCGGTGACGGTGCTAAGGTTGTGGGTGACGGTGCTTAGGGTGCCAGTATGGTGCTAAGGTTGTTGGTGACGGTTTTAAGGGTGCCGGTGACGGTGCTAAGGTTGTGAGTGCTGGTGCTAAATCAGGTTGTCGGTGACGGTGCTAAGGTTGCCGGTGCTGGTACCAAGTCGGGTTGCAGGTGACGGTGCTAAGGTTGTCGGTGCTAGTGCTAAGTAGGGTTGCCGTGACGGTACTTAAGTGGTGGCTGACGGTGCTAAAATTGTTGGTCTCGGTACTTAATCTTTTTCGATGTTTGTATTATACCAAGTTGGTGTGGTATAAGGTGAAATATGGTAGTAAAATCTTTATATAGAGAGATTATACAAATAGTCCAAATAAGTGACAACTTTGAGACTTGACTGTTGAGAAATATACTAGTGTTGTATGTCGAAGTAAGACCAATCATTACCGGGAACTCGACCAGACCAGTGACAGAGCCTGCAAGACCCAGTCTCTCCAACGgagattatttattttcgtacaataaaatatgaaactttatttatttagatattttatttcataactgtatataaatacaagtatacGTTTTCCCATTCTGTAACGTGTTTGGTCCGACGGTTAAAAGTGGACGTCGAATCTTACACTTTATAGATCCTTTAAATCCCTTTTTCTTTGTGACCCTGTGTTCTCTGGTGGCCGACTCTAACACCATGGAGGCAGCGTTACAATAAATCGACTTATGAACATTGccaaaatattgtatttaccCTCCCCACCCCCGTATCGTTTACTGTATCGCATTTTCACGTagttaatgtaaaatataacaaagcCAGCAACAACTAACAAATAATCATGtacttaatacatgtataaaacatgACAGtgcatgtataaaaaataatatcaatcaGTTGACATCCAATATCCATTGAATAATGAAAGATACAATAAAAgtgctaaataaaggcaacagtagtataccgctgttcgaaactcatacattttttgtaaatcaataGAAAAAACTAATCCGGTTTACAAacaaaactgaggaaaacgcatcaaatatcagaggagaacaacgacacaatagAAACACAacacgttcggaggacgtgtttttcaacagactatcGGCATTCTAATGGAAACGAATTGTGCTcctcttcttgtcgacttgtttctttattattatgaggaaTACTTCATACAAGAACTTCTTAGGacgaaagataagaagttagcaatatcctttatctctaattttcgctatatagatgatgttctttcactaaataattcaaaatttggtgactatgtcgaACGCacctatcccattgaactagagattaAGAATACAACAGATACATTTTTAAAGTCGGACTCATaacttgacttacatctagaaattgaaaatgagggtcgattgaaaacaaaattttacgacaaaagagatacTTTCAgatttccatttctaagtagcaacattccagcagcacctggcGAAGTTGGGACGCCATTACGAGTTGggtgaccgttatggaataaccgtttcacaaatgatatcggatatgttccttacgtcggaactacaatccccttccttttcataaatgttatctaccgaattagacaatttaccggatttgttatctaataagcaacacgacgggtgccacatgtggagcaggatccgcttacccttccggagcgcCTGATATCTCCCCTAGTTtaagtggggttcgtgttttttattctttagttttctatgttgtgtcatatgttatattgtgtgtctgtttgtccttttcatttatgccttagcgttgtcagtttattttcgatttatgagtttgaatgtccctttggtatctttcgtttcTCTTTTCAAATACactaattttgaattcttgaaGAATTATTGTCGTTAAAACACTTAAGTAAAATAGGCAATAGTTATATCTTCAATCAAAATACTGCCATGACACGAGTAGATCCAAAGCCATCTAGAAAATCTCAAACGAATGCCAATATAACAAAGACCAATAGAGCACGGTACAACGCCTTTGATAATAACAATTAACAGTGGACCAGCTTATCGTCACACTAAAAGGGAAAGAGTACACAACAGTACTCCAACACGAAATCTACTTAAACTAGTGTCCAATTTACGTAATCACCACTACAACCctactttttgtatttcaattttacaaataGCTTCACTAGTGAAAAAGGAACAAGCTGACCTTATGTTGGACCAGGTGTTCGTTGCTGTCATACATTGAGTATCTGGTGTCGCATTTGCGTCATCAATCAGTCTATTTATATTCAAGATGTGGTTGACGAACACgtgtatctatgatgagcttATTTATATACACAGGCGTCGAAAAGGGCATTTACCTCCTGCATTCGTACAGAAATCAAACGGATTTAGTGATGACAGCTTTGATGTGGGCAGCTTTATTTTACAATCGCGGTGAAATATAACAACTAAACGTAAGAGACACGATAGTTTGCAGCCACATAGATACGGATTGTTAATTATTGACAGAGGAAGATTTTGCAGCAGGAAAATGCCCAGGCCCATGCAAAAAGGGAATGGAAGACCTTAATGTACTTACGTACATGGCTCTCAAATTCGCCGAAGGGATACAACAGATCATAATACAAAATCTAATTCAATAAATGCAAAGGAGATTCAAAACTGCCTTCGTGGAAGCAAGAACCATATTAGTTAGTagaattttaagtatatttcacATACTGAATGTCACCATGTGGATTTGAAATTAGaaataactatattttgtaaataattatacGCGGCTTAcatgctcagttgaaagatcgacttcaccatctcataaaacagagctttttctataaaaatgggaatcgtagatacaaatttcttgttttgggatacaataattcatattttgtaaaaaatcacactgaatcttccagaaaatatactgaagatgatattattaaaatgctggactttttgatcgacaatatatttgttgagtttggaggatttatatttcaacagacagtcggtattccaatgggtactaattgtgcacccctgctggctgatttgtttttgtattcgtatgaagcagaatttattcaaacccttctaaaagacaaaaagaaaaagcaccttgcgaaattctttaattttactttccgatatattgatgatgttttatcattgaacaacccatacttcagccaatacttacatctcatatatcctagtgaacttgaaattaaggatactactgatactagaaggactgcttcataccttgatcttttcctaaatattgacgtagatggacgacttcacacgaaaatctatgataaacgggacgatttcaacttcccaattatcaatttcccatttcttagCAGTAccataccctctgccccttcgtatggtgtttacatatcacaattgatacgttattcacgtgcttgttcacactatacggacttcatatacaggagtgtgctccttacgcagaaactgctccaacaaagttatgaggaggacagattcaAATTgacacttcgtaaattttatggacaccatcacgaattggtggatccatatgatgtctctttaaccaaactagctaaggacatttttaccacatggtagattgtggtttgtcattatgttgtcttatcttttaattaccaaacgtgacttattcccgattgtgactgttttgctgtatgtgaattcgtattactataagacgtgtttctgtacttgtttatcccaaattcatgtatttagtttatatgtttaatgttatatttgtaattctcatcttctcattttgtcaaatgtgttgacgtctttttattatatttaggtgttacggatagataaattaatcaccgcctttattaattatatttaattttgtacgattaattacgtttgaagttgcattcataacaaactggacatatatatattacagttaattgctattaataagtattacaatatgcattttgttttaatgaattaacagtatttagttttaatataatcttaaagcaatcctaattctagctcacttttaaattatagtttttcatagttatcaaaagtaccaggattcatgtgtgacgtcatgctgtttctaaattttataaattcaaatgtagcataacgtttgccttttcgccatcgtatgtgacgtcatttttttaattgcgttcacgcctggactgattctggtgtgtctatgctgtattgaacttgacatcatgtattcgggtttagttttctgtaataacttaataagttaatactttagtttcattatgaatatatctttcacattcatttgttaaaatttactgtttgcaatagcatgaatcgttctatataatagtgttcttatcccgggcataatacaatgccgtatttagcaaaaccttttcaacttttgatcttcagtgctgtacaactttgtacttttttcactttcaatcttgtatatctgggcgttatgtattcgggttcagttttctgtaattagtttttacttcagtttcattatgtatatctctttcatattcattttttaaaatttactgtttgcaatagtgtgaattgttttatataatatgaatgttcttatcctgggcatacaaacaatgccgtatttggcaaacacttttcaacttttgatcttcagtgctgtacaattttgtatttttttcgtcactggtgagtctcgtgtggactagacgcgtttttggcgtattgaattttaaacctgatgctttttgttatctattaatcatgcttttctttgtcttatatgttctgctttttatttgtattgtagtcctgtaatattttgttttcatttctatgttatatttaactgtgccattaaagtgcacccaccacttttattcccctttaaaagtgtcccgtaccaagtcaggaagatggccattgttataatattgttcgtttctgtgagtgtgttgcattttaacgttgagtcgtttctgttttctcttatttttgagataagacgtggcacggtacttgtctatcccatattcatgtatttggttttgatgttatatttgttattctcgtggtgtattgtctgttgcttgatccgtttctgtgtgctgttgcgtttcggtgttgtgtcgttgttctcctcttatatttaatgcgtttccctcggttttggtttgttgccccgattttgttttttgtccatggatttatgagttttgaacagcggtatactactgttgcctttatttatcatcGGGAAAGTTCGTGTTGTTTGCATATGTTTGATCTGTTATCAGTTGTAAATCTAGTAAACGATTGGAACATCGTAAGACATGGTTatgatttgtttcatttatattgtGCTGTGTATTAATTTCATCCAAAATGTAGTTTGCTACAATAAACGAATCCTTACAAATGATCCAGACCACGTCGAAACGAGATTCAATCATTTGGAACAGAGAATACAAAGTTTAGCATCCCAGCTATCACAAAATGATGATTCAAATGGAAAACACTATACATGGCCTTTCTACCAGACTTGCTGAAAAGGACAAAGAGGTAACAACAGCAACCAATTTTacatttgataatatattatataatcataCAATATGTAATGTAGGTAATGTTTGTTCATAATCAGTGGGATTATGTGACAATATTACTTCACATCCTAGACTGTGTACATTACTCTACAGTGTATAACGCAGTACATGTTATATTGTGTTTAAGACTGTTATACGCTGAAATTGACTAATACGATTGGTATTTAGCacaacataaaataacaaaactattttttgcAATTCATGAAAGCTTATTCACACCACAATTTGAACCAATGAATAAAgcatgttttcaaaattaagcaTTGGGCAGttcatacaaacaaataatactCTGCATTCAcgcaaaacatatatatatatatatatacaactcgtataaacatcaacccaacaatgttagatctgtaaatttgctttcgcaaatttttggttcttccctcgccgggattcgaacccatgctactgtgatatcgtgacaccaaatcgcctgcactgcagccgtcccgctagaccacccGACctcctgggctctcaaaaaaagagcttacggtgggcatgtgttacctttccacctcagttttaatctagtggcatactacagtacatgatatataaggcatgaagacgttattgttacagatcagctaaattatctatagaaaaggatcctacaaattaatgtaagatacagtcacagaaaataattatattcataagtacgtatgagtcagtgacaaccctacaacagatgtatccatcggatcgccatcaaagatggtgatacatggctgtgtacataatgtatatacaactcgtctatacatcaacccaacaatgttagatctgtaaatttgctttcgcaaatgtttggttcttccttcgccgggattcgaacccatgctactgtgatatcgtgacaccaaatcgcctgcactgcagccgtcccgctagaccacacgaccacctgggctatcaaaaaaaagagcttttggtgggcatgtgttacctttccacgtcagttttaatctagcggcgtactacagtacatatatatatggtatATATATCGTAGTGCTGCCTCCTGCAGTTATGATAAGCACAGAGTAAACAATGAATTATATTGTTTCGTTTTCTTTCGTCTGCAAAACATTTATCGAtatgcattttaatgttttatcagTGCATCCTACACGttcatacattattttcatttcaatagatataggaagatgtggtgtgagtgccaatgagacaactctccatccaaataacaatttaaaaattaaaccattataggttaaagtacggccttcaacacggagccttggctcacaccgaacaacaagctataaagggccccaaaattactagtgtaaaaccattcaaacgggaaaaccaagtTCATTTTTGAAACAGGTATTAGCTCTTCAAAACACAACACACATACTGACAGAAACGAATGCACAGAAAGATAGACTTGTATTACAGTTGTCAAGTAATTTAACTGTACTACAGTTTGAAGGtaagaacacatttttgtaAGAGTTTTGATACTTTAATTGTATTAATGAAACAGAGAACGTGGGACTGCACCAAATTGACAAGCACAAACATTGAGCCGAAGCAAACCTTGatcagaagaaaaaacagactGGCTGGcagataaaatcaaaatatcgtCTATGTTCAATTATCCTAATTTACATTCTGTTTCTGTTTAAATGTCACAGAGCACCAAAAGAATTAGTGAGGTTAAACATTCGAATTAGTTCTATTATGCCTTCTCTTCGGTTTTAATCAAATCACCTTTTAAAAAAGCCCACAACTTTAAATAAATAGCCTTTCGACAACAATcacatataaatgtttattaaatttagGATTTACTTCGGGAGACCAAACATTTTGCTCATTCGTTTATATGCATAAATATGTCTAAAAATGAGACCAGTTTGCAGTTTTCAATACAATCTAAAGGCAGATGGAATGTACCCACTTAGAAAACTATATACAACGCGAAAGCAGTGTTATGATACCCCTTTTTGGATGTCAATTGCAAGCACCATGATATTGAATAAGctgaataataaataagataatAGTTAAAGTATGCAGAATAGAGAATAGTTGGCAAAAAtcataaagaaaagaaaaagaacaaattaCCTAAAAATCAAAGAATATAGAAGTATAGGACCCTATCAAAACCATCAAATGTGCTATTGCATTAATTAATacatctttaaatatatatgataaaagaaatATGCAACTTCACGAAAGATAAATAAAACGATGAttgacataaataaatatatatatatattttatttattttgatcagctgtgataattcataaaatctacCATATCATATCATTCACATCAACcacattaaaatattgaatgattcTCGTCAGCTCattgaaatgtttgttttctcGCAGGAAGACGTATTGCTTTCCATGCAAGAATGTCAACCGACAAGACACATCTTGCTTCATTCGCCACAGTGAAGTTTGAGACGGTAGTAACAAACGAAGGTCAAGCCTATAGTCCCGTCACAGGTGTGTTTACCTGTCCTCAAGATGGAACTTATAGTTTCTCTTGGACATTAATAACACTAGCCGGTAATTGGTGCAACACCGAGTTTGTCGTAGATGGCAATATCATAGCCTATACTCACGACGAGGCTAACAGTTCTACTGATCATAAAACTTCATCTCAAAGTGCGGTTGTTCTTTTGAAGAAAGGAAATAAAACTTGGATACGAGCTTATAGATCCCAGGCAGGGAGGTGTTATCCCACGTGGTCGTCTTACTCTGGTTTTAAAGTGTGacaatgtacaatatataaacgTCCACTTATTAAAGTCTGGCATATGACGTAAAGAAAGTTGACACATTATGAGACTACAAACTTGAACAAGAACGTCTCTCTATTACGTTAAATGTTTACatatcaaataaagaaaaactcaacaaagttaccaggataaaaattgtatacgccagacgtgcgtgttgtttgacaaaaattcaccagtgacactcgaataaaTGATATTATGATAAAGTCAAAAAAGAGTATATAAATGAAAAGCATCGAGACAGAGACCATAATCTCTAAGAATTAACACAGTTAAGTTAATCACTTCCAGTAATATTGCCCCCCTGGTATTCGGAGatgcaaaatatttgtaaacatttaatgtaTCAATATTACCATATTAATTATCAAAACATTACATCCTGATGACAAACATCCATTTCAACCATAATTATACAGCTAAACTGCTGTCCTTTTTGTCGGAATCAACGCCATGATTGTCGGGTTTGATGGGTTGGTATTTTAACAAACAGTCATTGTTCAATTGGGTATTTATTGTGCAGCAGAATGACGGGGCGTGTTGGCGCATCCATATTTAACAGAATAAATACAAAACTGAATAGGACTTTATTGCATTTACTTTTGTGTACTTCCATCAATCTGTCTTATcgttatatttttttgcaaagGTACTTTGAACAAAATTACTTTAGTATTGCCAGCAGGTGACCAGTAATGAGTTTTAAAACAGGGACGAGAgttaccaaagggacagtcaaactcataaatcaaaaataaactgacaacgcctggctgaaagaagacaaacagacaaacaatagaacatctgacataacatagaaaactaaaaaatgagcaacatgaaccccacaaAATAAGAGCACTTTGCCGATCTGAGTTACTTTTCATATTCAGTCTCTTTTGCATTTTAAATACGTTGAATGAactatcaaaatgtttttttctaaaatgcttCTAAACAGAATGACTTTATAGTTAGTCAGTAGCTGAGCAGTGATAAGTTGTAATGTGTCAGCGCTTTTCTGATATATAAGGCACATTCCtcttaattttcaatagaaGCAACATAGGAaccaaacaataaataaaggcaacagtagtataccgctgttcaaaactcataaatccatggacaaaaaacaaaatcggggcaacaaaccaaaactgagggaaacgcattaaatataagaggagaacaacgacacaacaccgaaacgcaacagcacacagaaacggaccaagcaacagacaatacaccacgagaataacaaatataacatcaaaaccaaatacatgaatatgggatagacaagtaccgtgccaaaataaaatagtcaattgaAATGATGACGTATCTACAGATATCATTTTATTATTCTCGAGAGAAACATGTCTTGAAAAAAGTAAGGATGGACGCAACGAGAAGAAAATGAAGACATCAATGTCCAATATTTTCTACCGAAAGTGCAGTGATAAGGAAATTAAGGTTTGAACAAAATCttaaaatcttaataaaaatgGAATTCAATAGATTTCATTCAACCTGTATTACTTATTAAATGAGTCTTTTCAATAGTTttcaattcataaattatttgcAAATATGAATGCCGATCTTTGAAAGAGTATAATCAAATAGTATTTGGAGTTTATCA
Proteins encoded:
- the LOC134706166 gene encoding complement C1q tumor necrosis factor-related protein 7-like, translating into MMIQMENTIHGLSTRLAEKDKEVLALQNTTHILTETNAQKDRLVLQLSSNLTVLQFEGRRIAFHARMSTDKTHLASFATVKFETVVTNEGQAYSPVTGVFTCPQDGTYSFSWTLITLAGNWCNTEFVVDGNIIAYTHDEANSSTDHKTSSQSAVVLLKKGNKTWIRAYRSQAGRCYPTWSSYSGFKV